A stretch of Kineosporia corallincola DNA encodes these proteins:
- a CDS encoding ATP-binding protein, whose translation MPDGGRIAARGFQYQYLRTLESMLTLIGDPHIASARIEGPVQSDAAVQVDAVDFDVLDHEGRCHLAAQVKARSAGATMSAAEVFTVVASLTSDYEADQYQLLTNATPTPQARQLALALSDGSDPHALRDVLTTILAGAPRRLTQVSDLDVIQMERLGRCRVLFDTRDDAQIRQTLREYLRHYRNVSRLGMGEQSAALMTGYLVSEIFRRAADEGEARFTMDQLREHLLIEPETLARTFRNRDWGVLVGSIPPIPDVARPELLSQIVAALEPAGRDEVRRVILTGLSGIGKSSIAAAFLADRSDSYDCLFWIDAESEDSLLASFQRIRSYLQGSPRASALHDPPTQVRDEVHTDLSRLPGRWALVFDNVGDHRAAQPWIPKLGRGDIIVTSTNAIARYGNATSITVSAMTDAQSADLVARRLHLSAAESRTHRREIQRLTAALANWPLAMELATGYLDSCAIALTDVDGYLSDLTSRTLSDTDSLPPAYPRTLAAALALSIDDLESRAFPEREVGERYLYARLAHGILHLGAFLASRQIPVHLLGGTVLDDLEDAGHSAPIFVDPSMFRMGEVVRELRRYSLVSYDLEIPPTEGERVPDVDHTITMNSVIQALLRDRIGQTPHTATVLGSLARQVDRWLSAALDLNRLERAEILSTHARVLVHHLFDRGLNHEWIACLYGNLAAAYRRRGQSDMAELLLKFELILLGKLQPPNRFLIAQTQVQLIDILLHTPSAHSLTYDEAALKLNETLQYAEESSQDASAGSIYLAFAVRDMLERPLAQKFVPSVLSALKTRSQSILERFESTPLIDTMMASQKAEEFLRDGDFRQAELSCREALASRSLVGATEIDTHSSLIQALAGQEKWAEASIAFSELRSLYGEACAYPWIVEEYFSNLGLEIFEPIMRGQAGPLDLLAEVLAWPPVQERRTNSTMNFCTRVGLFTALHKAKTGYPREARSILDALAAEDLDTGTAEQRTAWKMIWQLIHDDVPTS comes from the coding sequence CGGTCAGCAGGCGCCACTATGAGCGCAGCGGAAGTTTTCACTGTGGTCGCCTCGTTGACGTCCGACTACGAGGCCGACCAATACCAGCTATTGACCAATGCCACGCCTACCCCGCAAGCGCGTCAGCTCGCTCTTGCCCTCTCTGACGGCAGCGATCCGCACGCCCTGCGCGATGTCCTGACTACGATCTTGGCCGGGGCCCCAAGGCGCCTGACGCAAGTCTCAGATCTCGATGTCATCCAAATGGAGCGGTTGGGCCGATGCCGGGTGCTGTTCGATACCCGGGACGACGCACAGATCCGCCAGACGCTGCGCGAGTACCTCCGTCACTACCGCAATGTCTCGCGACTGGGTATGGGCGAGCAGTCGGCAGCGCTGATGACTGGGTACCTGGTATCGGAGATCTTTCGTCGAGCTGCGGACGAAGGCGAAGCCAGGTTCACCATGGATCAGTTACGGGAGCACCTGCTCATCGAGCCCGAGACACTGGCCCGGACCTTTCGCAACCGCGATTGGGGTGTTCTGGTTGGGTCGATCCCACCGATCCCGGACGTTGCCCGCCCTGAGCTCCTCTCGCAGATCGTCGCCGCCCTGGAACCGGCTGGCCGAGACGAGGTCCGTCGCGTGATCCTGACCGGGCTGTCCGGGATTGGGAAGTCCAGTATCGCTGCCGCCTTCCTCGCCGATCGCTCCGACAGCTACGACTGCCTGTTCTGGATCGACGCCGAGAGCGAAGACTCACTACTGGCCTCATTCCAACGCATCCGCTCATACCTCCAGGGTTCACCCAGGGCCAGTGCCCTCCATGACCCTCCGACCCAGGTCCGCGATGAGGTCCACACCGACCTCAGCCGCCTGCCCGGACGGTGGGCTCTCGTCTTCGACAACGTCGGCGACCACCGAGCGGCCCAGCCATGGATCCCAAAACTCGGACGCGGTGACATAATCGTCACCTCGACCAATGCGATCGCCAGATACGGCAACGCGACCTCCATCACGGTCAGCGCGATGACCGACGCGCAAAGCGCCGACCTCGTAGCCCGACGCCTGCACCTGAGCGCCGCGGAAAGCCGCACCCACCGGCGCGAGATTCAGCGACTCACGGCCGCGCTGGCAAACTGGCCCCTCGCAATGGAATTGGCCACCGGCTACCTCGACAGCTGCGCCATCGCGCTCACCGACGTGGATGGATACCTGAGCGACCTCACGAGCCGCACGCTGTCAGACACCGATTCCCTCCCACCGGCCTACCCCCGGACTCTGGCCGCCGCTTTAGCCCTTAGCATCGACGATCTGGAATCCCGCGCTTTCCCGGAACGAGAAGTGGGAGAGAGATACCTATATGCACGCCTGGCCCACGGCATCCTTCACCTAGGCGCGTTCCTGGCATCCCGGCAGATCCCTGTCCATCTGCTGGGCGGCACAGTACTCGACGACCTGGAAGATGCGGGACACTCTGCACCCATTTTTGTTGACCCGTCCATGTTCCGGATGGGCGAAGTCGTGCGGGAGCTACGACGTTACTCGCTGGTCTCCTACGACCTGGAGATTCCTCCCACCGAGGGCGAACGTGTGCCCGACGTGGACCACACCATCACTATGAATTCCGTTATTCAGGCCCTCTTACGAGACCGCATCGGCCAGACACCCCACACAGCCACAGTCCTAGGCAGCCTGGCCCGTCAGGTCGACCGCTGGCTATCGGCTGCACTAGACCTCAACCGTTTGGAACGAGCCGAGATCCTGTCCACCCACGCGCGAGTTCTCGTTCACCACCTTTTCGATCGAGGCCTGAATCATGAGTGGATCGCTTGTCTGTACGGGAACCTTGCTGCCGCTTACCGCCGTCGAGGCCAGTCAGACATGGCGGAACTCTTGCTCAAGTTCGAATTGATTCTTCTGGGGAAACTTCAGCCGCCTAACCGATTCCTCATCGCGCAGACGCAAGTTCAATTGATTGACATACTTCTTCACACGCCCAGCGCACATTCCCTGACCTACGACGAGGCTGCCCTCAAACTTAACGAGACCCTCCAATACGCGGAGGAGTCAAGTCAAGACGCCTCAGCGGGGTCTATCTATCTGGCATTTGCCGTAAGGGACATGCTCGAAAGGCCGCTGGCGCAGAAGTTCGTGCCATCGGTGCTCTCCGCTCTCAAAACTCGATCACAAAGCATCCTCGAACGGTTTGAGAGCACCCCGCTGATCGACACCATGATGGCCTCACAGAAAGCTGAAGAATTTCTCCGCGACGGCGATTTTCGTCAAGCTGAGCTCTCGTGTCGAGAAGCTTTGGCGTCTCGGTCACTCGTGGGAGCAACGGAAATCGACACCCACAGTAGCCTCATCCAGGCATTGGCCGGGCAAGAGAAATGGGCTGAGGCGAGCATCGCGTTCTCTGAGTTGCGAAGCCTGTACGGCGAAGCTTGCGCCTACCCCTGGATTGTTGAGGAATACTTTTCAAATCTCGGATTGGAGATTTTTGAACCCATTATGAGAGGCCAAGCTGGCCCGCTGGACCTGCTCGCCGAAGTACTCGCCTGGCCGCCAGTCCAGGAGCGTCGAACAAACTCGACCATGAACTTCTGTACCCGTGTCGGACTGTTCACGGCCCTCCACAAGGCGAAGACAGGATACCCACGAGAAGCCCGCTCGATCCTGGACGCGCTGGCAGCAGAGGACCTAGACACAGGAACTGCCGAACAGCGAACCGCCTGGAAAATGATCTGGCAGTTGATCCATGACGACGTCCCCACGTCGTAG